A stretch of Gemmatimonas aurantiaca T-27 DNA encodes these proteins:
- a CDS encoding cysteine desulfurase-like protein produces the protein MSTTESSGEAVSVASVSDIRAQFPALQRWEGSQAVAYFDGPGGTQVPLSVVNAMSEYLLRHNANTHWAYPTSVETDAILLRSRAILADFLGATTDQIAFGANMTTLLFHIARAIGRGLREGDEIIVTELDHHANIAPWQALARERGVVLRWLPLDLKTFRHEEGALERLLSPRTKVVAVGAASNILGTVSDVAGIVAKARAAGAITVVDAVHFAPHHLVDVQAMGADFVLCSAYKFYGPHVGVVYGRTEATAALDLPRLEPAPDWVPERLETGTQNHEGIAGAAAAVEFLTGLVPGDTMAFSRRARLARVMTELQSRGDALFVQLWEGLQRVDGVTLYGPPPGTPRTATLSFRVNGLASEEVARALVATGSYVSHGDFYATTVARKLGFAEEGFVRVGCACYTTEEEIARLLDGVKTVARGAA, from the coding sequence ATGAGCACCACCGAATCATCCGGAGAGGCCGTGTCGGTCGCATCCGTGAGCGACATCCGTGCGCAATTCCCGGCCTTGCAGCGCTGGGAAGGCTCACAGGCCGTGGCGTATTTTGACGGGCCCGGTGGCACACAGGTGCCGCTGTCGGTCGTCAATGCCATGAGCGAGTACCTGCTGCGCCACAATGCGAATACGCATTGGGCCTATCCGACCAGTGTCGAGACGGATGCGATCCTGCTGCGCTCGCGAGCCATTCTGGCGGATTTCCTGGGCGCCACGACCGATCAGATCGCGTTCGGGGCAAACATGACCACGTTGCTCTTCCACATTGCCCGCGCCATCGGGCGTGGGTTGCGTGAAGGCGATGAGATCATTGTCACCGAGCTCGATCATCACGCGAACATCGCCCCCTGGCAGGCACTCGCCCGGGAGCGTGGGGTGGTGCTGCGTTGGTTGCCGCTCGACCTGAAGACGTTCCGCCACGAGGAGGGCGCGCTTGAGCGACTGCTGTCGCCGCGCACCAAAGTGGTCGCCGTGGGCGCTGCCTCGAACATCCTCGGTACGGTGAGCGATGTGGCGGGCATTGTGGCCAAGGCACGCGCTGCCGGCGCCATCACGGTGGTGGATGCTGTGCATTTCGCGCCGCATCACTTGGTCGATGTGCAGGCGATGGGCGCTGACTTTGTGCTGTGCAGTGCCTACAAGTTTTACGGACCGCATGTGGGTGTGGTGTACGGCCGCACCGAGGCCACGGCCGCGCTGGATCTGCCGCGTCTCGAGCCGGCACCGGATTGGGTGCCGGAGCGTCTCGAAACGGGCACGCAGAATCACGAAGGCATCGCCGGCGCGGCCGCGGCGGTGGAATTCCTCACCGGGCTCGTGCCGGGGGACACCATGGCCTTCAGTCGTCGTGCCCGTCTCGCACGGGTGATGACGGAACTGCAATCGCGCGGGGACGCGTTGTTCGTGCAGCTCTGGGAAGGCTTGCAGCGCGTCGACGGCGTGACACTCTATGGACCGCCGCCGGGAACGCCCCGCACGGCCACCCTGTCGTTCCGGGTGAACGGACTGGCCAGCGAAGAGGTGGCCCGCGCGTTGGTGGCCACGGGATCGTATGTGTCGCATGGTGACTTCTATGCTACGACGGTGGCGCGTAAGCTGGGGTTTGCCGAGGAGGGGTTTGTGCGTGTGGGGTGCGCCTGCTACACAACGGAAGAGGAGATTGCCCGTCTCCTCGACGGCGTGAAGACCGTGGCCCGCGGAGCGGCCTGA
- a CDS encoding NAD(P)-dependent oxidoreductase, which produces MPRVAFLGLGAIGTPMARHLARPEHDLVIWNRTATRATEFAAQPSVQGHVRVATTPADAARDRDVVVTCLPVSSDVESLLDGPDGLLATLAPGAVLVDCTSGDPATSRRMAARLAERGVGFLDAPVSGGVSGAEQGALTVMVGGDEGVLTQVRPVIECFGKRIVHCGAIGAGDALKAVNNALLAMHIWGTAEGLAALEKAGVRSDIALDVINTSSGRSNASMNLFPERVLTRAFPRTFRLALLDKDVGIAADIAREQKIVAPLLQLTAELFRQAHRELGEEADHVEAVQVVERLADTTIGGRGDRTTKPS; this is translated from the coding sequence ATGCCTCGCGTTGCCTTTCTCGGATTGGGAGCCATCGGAACGCCCATGGCCCGGCACCTCGCGCGTCCTGAGCACGATCTCGTGATCTGGAATCGCACGGCGACCCGCGCCACGGAGTTTGCCGCGCAACCAAGCGTGCAGGGGCATGTGCGGGTGGCCACGACCCCCGCCGATGCCGCACGCGATCGTGACGTGGTTGTGACCTGCCTCCCGGTCTCGTCGGATGTGGAGAGTCTGCTCGACGGCCCGGATGGCCTGCTGGCCACCCTGGCTCCAGGCGCCGTGCTCGTCGATTGCACCTCGGGCGACCCGGCAACGTCCCGTCGCATGGCCGCGCGGTTGGCCGAACGTGGCGTCGGCTTTCTCGATGCTCCGGTGTCCGGTGGGGTGAGCGGCGCCGAGCAGGGAGCGTTGACCGTGATGGTCGGGGGGGATGAAGGGGTGCTGACGCAGGTGCGCCCAGTCATCGAGTGTTTCGGCAAACGCATCGTGCACTGTGGGGCGATCGGCGCCGGTGATGCCTTGAAAGCCGTGAACAACGCACTGCTGGCCATGCACATCTGGGGCACGGCCGAAGGGCTGGCCGCTCTCGAAAAGGCCGGGGTGCGCAGTGACATCGCGCTCGACGTGATCAACACATCAAGCGGTCGCTCCAATGCCAGCATGAACCTGTTTCCGGAGCGGGTCCTCACGCGCGCCTTCCCCCGCACGTTCCGTCTGGCGCTGCTCGACAAGGACGTGGGCATCGCGGCGGACATCGCACGCGAGCAGAAGATCGTTGCACCGCTCCTCCAACTCACGGCGGAACTGTTCCGTCAGGCCCATCGCGAACTCGGCGAAGAAGCCGATCATGTCGAAGCCGTGCAGGTGGTCGAACGCCTGGCGGATACGACCATCGGTGGACGCGGCGATCGCACGACAAAACCGTCATGA
- the mgtE gene encoding magnesium transporter codes for MTPRANEDRPLAALIAPDLLELLEEHPESIGPQTEEMHPADLADVAEALPEDQVRAFLAALPRERAAEVMEYLNEDLRTQVLEALSAQEAAEIVAEMTPDERADALEELDEETADEILQELEPEDKAATERLLQYDPYTAGGLMTTEFVSVEETLTVEESLRAVRAMARAGRREAMYTIYTTDLNGRLRGVLSLRELLAAPEGSRISEHAWTDVVSVAPDTAQEAVSQLTSNYDLVAVPVVDLDHRLLGVVTVDDVIDVIQEEQTEDAQKFGGMEALEEPYMQISLWQNVRKRAGWLSVLAISEMFTASAMAHYQTDIDRATMLAQFVPLIISSGGNSGSQATSLIIRAMALGEVHLRDWWRIVLRELPAGLALGVILGLLAVGRILTWQELGLYDYGAHHLLIALTVGVSLVGIVAFGSLTGSMLPFILRRLGFDPASASAPFVATLVDVAGISIYFSVAYMVLSGTLL; via the coding sequence ATGACGCCACGCGCCAACGAAGACCGGCCGCTTGCGGCGCTGATCGCTCCGGACCTGCTCGAACTTCTCGAAGAGCACCCGGAAAGCATCGGACCGCAAACGGAGGAAATGCATCCGGCCGACCTCGCCGACGTAGCCGAGGCACTGCCGGAGGATCAGGTGCGCGCGTTCCTCGCGGCGCTCCCGAGAGAGCGTGCGGCCGAGGTCATGGAGTACCTCAACGAGGACCTGCGTACACAGGTCCTCGAGGCACTGTCAGCGCAGGAAGCGGCCGAGATCGTCGCCGAGATGACCCCCGACGAGCGCGCCGATGCGCTCGAGGAGCTCGACGAGGAGACGGCAGACGAGATCCTGCAGGAACTCGAGCCGGAAGACAAAGCCGCCACCGAGCGCCTGCTCCAGTACGACCCCTATACCGCCGGTGGTCTGATGACCACCGAATTTGTGTCGGTGGAGGAGACGCTGACGGTGGAGGAATCGCTGCGCGCCGTCCGGGCCATGGCCCGGGCAGGTCGCCGCGAAGCGATGTACACCATCTACACCACCGATCTGAACGGCCGTTTGCGCGGTGTGCTCTCGTTGCGTGAACTGCTGGCGGCACCAGAAGGCTCACGCATCAGCGAACACGCGTGGACCGATGTGGTGAGTGTGGCCCCCGACACCGCGCAGGAAGCCGTGTCGCAGCTCACGTCGAACTACGACCTCGTGGCCGTGCCCGTGGTCGACCTGGACCATCGTCTGCTGGGCGTGGTCACCGTCGACGACGTCATCGATGTCATTCAGGAAGAGCAGACCGAGGACGCACAGAAGTTTGGCGGCATGGAAGCGCTCGAAGAGCCCTACATGCAGATCAGCCTCTGGCAGAACGTGCGCAAGCGCGCCGGCTGGCTGTCCGTGCTTGCCATCAGCGAGATGTTCACAGCCTCGGCGATGGCGCACTACCAGACCGATATCGACCGCGCCACGATGCTCGCGCAGTTCGTGCCGCTCATCATCAGCTCGGGTGGCAACTCCGGCTCGCAGGCCACGTCACTGATCATCCGCGCCATGGCGCTGGGTGAAGTGCATCTGCGCGACTGGTGGCGCATTGTGCTGCGTGAGTTGCCGGCCGGTCTGGCGCTGGGTGTCATTCTGGGACTGCTCGCGGTGGGACGCATTCTCACGTGGCAGGAGCTGGGGTTGTACGACTACGGAGCACACCACCTGCTGATCGCGCTGACTGTGGGCGTGTCGCTGGTGGGCATCGTGGCGTTCGGATCACTCACCGGATCGATGCTGCCATTCATCCTGCGACGCCTCGGCTTTGACCCGGCCAGTGCCTCGGCCCCCTTCGTCGCCACGCTGGTGGATGTCGCAGGTATCAGCATCTACTTCAGCGTTGCCTACATGGTGCTGAGCGGCACGTTGCTGTGA
- a CDS encoding DMT family transporter, with the protein MSGVAERVDVPEARGGHDREAHQREAHDRASRLKGTLAVIVSACCFGSISPLTVIATGQGMALESVQTWRYLTTATLLVLWGLIRRDTPAPASTDVWQSSSAMVPWYAPRILFQAGVGQASVATLALLALRWLPAATASFLFYTYPAWVAVFAAVRGTDHLDRTRVIALVLSLLGLGAMVGAPSAESLAPMGVMVILAAAIVYALYIPLLARLQTGRDPLDVARAIAVGGSVCFLTWSLSSGAFLSMPTPVGLFASVTQGVISAGAFLGFLLGLRLLGSVRTAITSTVEPFWTTLLGITLLGQGVGIGTVVGGIAIMGAVLLLQRPPALPRVPE; encoded by the coding sequence GTGAGTGGGGTGGCCGAGCGGGTCGACGTGCCGGAAGCGCGTGGGGGACACGACCGTGAGGCGCACCAACGTGAGGCACATGACCGTGCGTCGCGACTGAAGGGCACGCTCGCGGTGATCGTGAGCGCCTGCTGCTTCGGTTCGATTTCTCCGCTCACGGTCATCGCCACCGGACAGGGCATGGCGTTGGAGAGCGTGCAAACGTGGCGCTATCTGACCACGGCGACGCTGCTGGTCCTGTGGGGCCTGATACGGCGTGATACGCCAGCACCCGCGTCGACCGACGTCTGGCAGTCCTCGTCGGCAATGGTGCCGTGGTATGCCCCACGCATCCTGTTTCAGGCGGGCGTCGGACAGGCCTCGGTGGCCACGTTGGCCTTGCTGGCGTTGCGGTGGCTGCCAGCGGCCACGGCCTCGTTCCTCTTCTACACGTATCCAGCGTGGGTGGCCGTTTTTGCGGCCGTGCGCGGTACCGATCATCTCGATCGCACGCGGGTGATCGCCCTGGTGCTCTCGTTGCTGGGCCTGGGCGCCATGGTCGGAGCACCCAGCGCCGAGTCGCTGGCTCCGATGGGGGTGATGGTCATTCTGGCCGCAGCGATCGTTTACGCGCTGTACATCCCGCTGCTGGCGAGACTGCAAACCGGCCGTGATCCGCTCGACGTGGCACGGGCGATCGCCGTCGGTGGATCGGTGTGTTTTCTCACGTGGTCGCTATCGAGCGGCGCGTTCCTGTCGATGCCGACGCCGGTGGGGCTCTTCGCCAGTGTGACCCAGGGCGTCATCTCAGCGGGAGCATTCCTGGGATTTTTGCTGGGGCTGCGTCTGCTCGGCTCGGTGCGCACGGCGATCACGTCGACGGTGGAGCCGTTTTGGACCACACTGCTGGGTATTACCCTGCTTGGTCAGGGGGTGGGCATCGGCACGGTCGTGGGCGGCATCGCGATCATGGGGGCCGTGCTATTGTTGCAGCGTCCACCGGCCCTGCCCCGCGTTCCAGAGTAG
- a CDS encoding NAD-dependent epimerase, which translates to MAKILVTGAAGFIGYNTSERLLARGDAVVGLDNVNDYYDPTLKEARLARLARHPGFRLARLELGDREGVERLFREERFDRVIHLAAQAGVRYSITNPHTYIDSNLVGFLHILEGCRHHGVQHLTYASSSSVYGANTAMPFSVHQNIDHPVSLYAATKKANELMAHTYSHLYGLPTTGLRFFTVYGPWGRPDMAMFLFTKAILEGKPIDVFNHGKMQRDFTYIDDIVEGVVRTSDHVAAPNPDWNSDRPDPATSKAPYRIYNIGNNNPVELMHLIATLEQALGRTAEKNMLPIQPGDVPATYADVEALVQDVGFAPRTSIETGVANFVAWYRDYYRV; encoded by the coding sequence ATGGCCAAGATCCTCGTGACCGGCGCGGCCGGCTTCATCGGCTACAACACCAGCGAGCGCCTGCTGGCGCGCGGCGATGCAGTCGTCGGCCTCGACAACGTCAACGACTACTACGATCCGACGCTGAAGGAGGCCCGCCTGGCCCGCCTGGCGCGTCACCCCGGCTTCCGTCTGGCGCGCCTGGAACTGGGTGATCGCGAGGGCGTGGAACGCCTCTTCCGTGAGGAGCGCTTCGACCGGGTGATTCACCTCGCGGCCCAGGCCGGCGTGCGGTACTCGATCACCAATCCGCACACCTACATCGACAGCAACCTCGTCGGGTTTCTGCACATTCTGGAAGGATGCCGCCATCACGGCGTGCAGCACCTCACGTATGCCTCGTCGTCGAGTGTGTACGGCGCCAACACGGCCATGCCGTTTTCGGTGCACCAGAACATCGATCATCCGGTGTCGCTGTACGCCGCCACGAAGAAGGCCAATGAACTGATGGCGCACACGTACAGCCATTTGTACGGATTGCCCACCACCGGCCTGCGCTTTTTCACGGTGTACGGACCGTGGGGTCGCCCGGACATGGCCATGTTCCTGTTCACGAAGGCCATTCTGGAAGGCAAGCCCATCGACGTGTTCAACCACGGCAAGATGCAGCGGGACTTCACCTACATCGACGATATCGTCGAAGGGGTGGTGCGCACGAGCGATCATGTCGCGGCCCCGAATCCGGACTGGAATTCCGACCGCCCCGATCCAGCCACCAGCAAGGCCCCGTACCGAATTTACAATATCGGTAACAACAACCCGGTCGAATTGATGCATCTGATCGCGACGTTGGAGCAGGCGCTGGGGCGGACGGCAGAGAAGAACATGCTGCCGATTCAACCAGGTGACGTGCCCGCGACGTATGCCGATGTGGAAGCACTCGTGCAAGACGTGGGTTTCGCGCCCCGCACCTCCATCGAGACCGGTGTAGCGAATTTCGTGGCCTGGTACCGCGACTACTACCGTGTCTGA
- a CDS encoding UDP-glucose dehydrogenase family protein encodes MRIAMVGSGYVGLVSGACFAEFGPSVTCVDVSEARIECLRRGEMPIYEPGLDELVGKGLRSGRLTFTTDLATAVAAADAVFIAVGTPSRRGDGHADLRYVEAAAADIARHLTGYTVVITKSTVPVGTGRRVAEIIRTTNPDADFDVVSNPEFLREGSAIGDFMRPDRVVIGAESPRAAAMMRDVYRPLYLLDTPMVVTTLETAELTKYAANAFLATKITFINEMADLCEKVGANVQDVARAMGLDGRIGRTFLHAGPGFGGSCFPKDTVALVRTAQEYGTPARLVETVVQVNDTRKGAMASRVIHACGGSVRGKTIGILGVSFKPNTDDMRAAPSLSIIPALQDAGATIRAYDPAAMNEAAPLLPDVLWCQHAYEVATDCDAVVLITEWNEFRALDLDQLGSVMRSRVLVDLRNVYRPQEAVAHGFSYTGIGRGHHATPIATVQPIDRSLPLPVETETTSAVGTDHQRRTGQTHSMQQGLGTHPGRMIARQSRSVHIEA; translated from the coding sequence ATGCGGATCGCGATGGTGGGGAGTGGCTATGTAGGTCTCGTGTCCGGGGCCTGCTTTGCAGAGTTCGGCCCCAGTGTCACTTGTGTGGACGTGTCGGAGGCGCGCATCGAATGCCTCCGACGCGGCGAAATGCCGATTTACGAGCCCGGGCTCGATGAGCTGGTGGGCAAAGGCCTGCGCTCCGGTCGTTTGACCTTCACCACCGATCTGGCCACGGCGGTCGCGGCCGCCGATGCCGTGTTCATTGCGGTGGGCACACCATCACGTCGCGGCGACGGGCACGCCGATCTCCGCTATGTGGAAGCCGCCGCCGCGGACATCGCGCGGCACCTGACGGGCTACACGGTGGTGATCACCAAGAGCACCGTCCCGGTAGGCACCGGTCGACGCGTGGCGGAGATCATTCGCACCACCAATCCCGATGCCGATTTTGATGTGGTGTCGAATCCGGAGTTCCTGCGCGAAGGCTCAGCCATCGGCGACTTCATGCGCCCCGATCGTGTGGTGATCGGAGCCGAATCGCCGCGCGCGGCGGCGATGATGCGGGACGTGTACCGCCCGCTCTACCTGCTCGACACCCCTATGGTGGTGACCACACTCGAGACGGCGGAACTCACGAAGTACGCCGCCAACGCGTTCCTCGCCACCAAGATCACCTTCATCAACGAGATGGCCGACCTGTGCGAGAAGGTGGGCGCCAATGTGCAGGATGTGGCACGTGCCATGGGCCTCGATGGACGCATTGGTCGCACTTTCCTGCACGCCGGCCCGGGCTTCGGTGGATCGTGTTTCCCGAAGGATACGGTGGCCCTGGTGCGCACGGCACAAGAATACGGCACACCGGCGCGCCTCGTGGAAACCGTCGTGCAAGTGAACGACACGCGCAAAGGTGCCATGGCTTCACGGGTGATTCACGCATGCGGCGGATCCGTGCGCGGCAAGACCATCGGCATCCTGGGCGTGTCCTTCAAGCCCAACACCGATGACATGCGGGCCGCGCCGAGCCTGTCGATCATTCCCGCGCTGCAGGATGCGGGCGCCACGATTCGCGCCTACGATCCGGCCGCGATGAACGAAGCCGCTCCGTTGCTGCCCGACGTGCTGTGGTGCCAGCACGCGTACGAGGTAGCCACCGACTGCGACGCCGTAGTGCTGATCACCGAGTGGAACGAGTTTCGCGCACTCGACCTCGACCAGCTCGGCAGCGTCATGCGCTCACGCGTGCTGGTGGACCTGCGCAATGTGTATCGTCCGCAGGAGGCCGTGGCGCACGGGTTCTCCTACACGGGCATCGGTCGCGGGCACCATGCGACACCGATTGCCACGGTGCAACCGATCGATCGGTCGCTGCCGTTACCAGTAGAGACCGAAACGACGAGTGCCGTAGGGACCGACCACCAGCGCCGGACCGGGCAGACGCACAGCATGCAACAAGGCCTTGGTACGCACCCAGGCCGGATGATTGCCCGGCAGTCGCGAAGCGTCCACATCGAGGCCTAG
- a CDS encoding SURF1 family protein: protein MTRGKVWLFGVVAVAAAAVCVRLGIWQLDRLTERRVQNRVVGDRGAMAPLSLAALQGQDTVVTHWRRVHVHAVADYANEAVHATRSQGGSPGVHLLTPLTPLDGSWGDTAILLVRGYVYSPDARTIDHVKAREADTLTLDALVLSYPPVRPGRATLPSNERAVRLLDHDSLTRIVGRPLAPFLLLALGDTLVRDVTRPARIPPPSLGEGPHQSYAFQWFGFATVFLVGFVAFARGRRGKSQ from the coding sequence ATGACACGTGGGAAGGTGTGGTTGTTCGGCGTGGTGGCCGTGGCCGCGGCAGCCGTGTGTGTGCGGCTTGGTATCTGGCAGCTCGATCGTCTGACGGAACGACGTGTGCAGAATCGTGTGGTGGGTGATCGGGGAGCGATGGCACCACTCTCCCTGGCCGCACTGCAGGGGCAGGACACGGTGGTCACACACTGGCGACGGGTGCATGTCCATGCCGTCGCCGATTATGCGAATGAAGCCGTGCACGCCACCCGATCGCAGGGAGGATCGCCGGGCGTGCACTTGCTCACACCCCTCACACCACTCGACGGTAGTTGGGGTGATACCGCCATTCTGTTGGTACGAGGCTACGTGTACTCGCCGGATGCTCGCACCATCGATCACGTCAAAGCACGGGAAGCGGATACACTGACACTCGACGCCCTGGTGTTGTCCTATCCACCCGTGCGTCCTGGACGCGCGACGCTGCCATCGAACGAACGCGCGGTGCGATTGCTGGACCACGATTCCCTGACACGAATTGTGGGTCGACCCTTGGCGCCGTTCCTCTTGCTGGCACTTGGTGACACGCTCGTGCGGGATGTCACGCGTCCGGCCCGCATCCCTCCGCCGTCTCTCGGCGAGGGACCACATCAGTCGTACGCGTTCCAGTGGTTCGGATTTGCGACGGTGTTTCTCGTAGGCTTTGTGGCCTTCGCTCGGGGACGGCGCGGTAAGTCGCAGTAG
- the glgB gene encoding 1,4-alpha-glucan branching protein GlgB yields MPALSLPPAPDEAATRLVRGESVSPHDLLGAHSATIDGVSGVVIRAWQPRARRIDVVIGEQHLPMQREVSGLYSVFVPDRKLPLRYRFEMTDDEGQVRTFDDPYRFLPTIGDVDLHLFNEGRHLRLWEKMGAHVRTIDGVDGTAFTVWAPNATRVSVSGDFNRWDGRAHTMRRLGASGVFELFIPGIGAETLYKFEIRTRTGALRVKTDPFAAKLEQGPGHASIVQARSRYPWRDGRWLAERADSDLRREPMLVYEVHLGSWLRGDDNRLLSYREIAPRLASHVSTLGFTHVELLPVQDHPFGGSWGYQVGGYFAPNSRHGSPDDLRFLVDTLHEAGIGVLLDWVPAHFPKDDWALRRFDGTACYEHEDPRLGDHPEWGTHIFNYARHEVRNFLVANALYWIEEFHLDGLRVDAVASMLYLDYGREAGQWLRNRFGGRENLEAVAFLKQLNLAMQSLHPGVVTIAEESTSWPKVTAPIRDGGLGFTFKWNMGWMHDTLDYFRVDPFFRKGAHEKLTFAIWYEYSERFMNPLSHDEVVHLKRSLLEKMPGDMWQKFANLRTLLGYSITRPGKSLFFMGTELAPHREWNHDVSLEWELLEDPRRRGLSDFLQALQQAYRAHACFWRSDHEPAGFRWIDVADREQSVLSYARFDGDAHALVVLNLTPVPRDQYRLGVPRAGRYRLLLNSDASAFGGSGYPVFEEVTTDAMPYHGFDASIVLSLPPLAMLVLLPEGDGATQLTAPSSEGATSKPVKVKTAKPKTEKAKTTKSDVATLEVKKPKTTKRKATTPKVARPTITKSAPEKPKVATPKVVKTESPKSATPKVETPKTQPAVNTPKTVKPKVAKPRTARAPKKDPSE; encoded by the coding sequence ATGCCAGCGCTCTCTCTACCGCCGGCCCCTGACGAGGCGGCTACTCGCCTGGTTCGCGGCGAATCGGTCAGTCCACATGATCTGCTTGGTGCCCATTCCGCCACGATCGACGGTGTCTCGGGCGTCGTGATCCGGGCATGGCAGCCGCGTGCTCGTCGCATCGATGTGGTGATCGGCGAACAGCACCTGCCCATGCAGCGCGAAGTATCCGGGTTGTACAGCGTATTCGTACCAGACCGAAAACTGCCGCTGCGCTATCGGTTCGAGATGACCGACGATGAAGGGCAGGTGCGCACGTTCGATGACCCGTATCGTTTTCTGCCCACGATTGGCGATGTGGATCTGCACCTCTTCAACGAGGGGCGGCATCTGCGGTTGTGGGAAAAGATGGGTGCCCATGTGCGCACCATCGATGGGGTGGATGGTACAGCGTTCACCGTGTGGGCACCCAATGCCACGCGTGTCTCGGTCTCCGGGGATTTCAATCGCTGGGACGGACGAGCGCACACCATGCGGCGACTGGGTGCGAGCGGGGTGTTCGAGTTGTTCATTCCGGGCATCGGTGCCGAGACGCTGTACAAGTTCGAGATCCGCACGCGCACGGGCGCGCTGCGTGTGAAGACCGATCCGTTTGCGGCGAAACTCGAACAGGGCCCTGGGCATGCATCGATTGTGCAGGCCCGCAGTCGATATCCCTGGCGTGATGGGCGATGGTTGGCGGAACGTGCCGACTCCGATCTGCGCAGGGAGCCGATGCTGGTGTACGAAGTGCACCTCGGCTCGTGGCTGCGTGGCGATGACAATCGCCTGTTGTCGTATCGCGAGATTGCGCCGCGACTGGCGTCGCATGTGAGCACGCTCGGTTTCACACACGTGGAACTGTTGCCGGTGCAGGATCATCCGTTCGGTGGGTCGTGGGGCTATCAGGTGGGTGGCTACTTCGCCCCGAACTCCCGTCACGGATCACCAGACGATTTGCGATTCCTCGTGGATACCCTCCACGAGGCCGGGATCGGTGTACTGCTCGACTGGGTGCCTGCACACTTCCCCAAGGACGACTGGGCACTGCGTCGATTCGACGGCACCGCCTGCTACGAGCATGAAGACCCGCGCCTCGGCGATCATCCCGAGTGGGGCACCCATATCTTCAACTACGCGCGTCACGAGGTCCGCAATTTTCTCGTGGCCAATGCGCTGTACTGGATCGAAGAGTTTCACCTTGATGGCCTGCGTGTCGACGCTGTGGCCTCGATGCTGTATCTCGACTACGGGCGCGAAGCGGGGCAGTGGCTGCGCAATCGTTTCGGTGGACGCGAGAACCTCGAAGCCGTTGCGTTCCTCAAGCAGCTCAACCTGGCGATGCAGTCGCTGCATCCCGGCGTGGTCACCATCGCCGAAGAGAGCACGTCGTGGCCCAAGGTCACGGCACCGATTCGCGACGGCGGCCTCGGTTTCACGTTCAAGTGGAACATGGGCTGGATGCACGACACGCTGGACTACTTCCGTGTCGACCCCTTCTTCCGGAAGGGCGCCCACGAAAAGCTCACGTTCGCCATCTGGTACGAGTACAGCGAACGCTTCATGAACCCCCTCTCGCACGACGAGGTGGTGCATCTCAAGCGGTCGTTGCTGGAGAAGATGCCAGGTGACATGTGGCAGAAATTTGCCAACCTGCGCACACTGCTCGGCTATTCGATCACTCGGCCCGGCAAGTCGCTGTTTTTCATGGGCACGGAGCTCGCGCCGCATCGGGAGTGGAATCACGACGTGAGTCTCGAGTGGGAACTGCTCGAGGATCCACGGCGTCGCGGTCTCTCCGACTTCCTGCAGGCGTTGCAGCAGGCCTACCGTGCGCATGCCTGCTTCTGGCGTTCGGACCACGAACCCGCCGGGTTCCGGTGGATCGACGTGGCAGATCGTGAGCAGTCGGTACTCTCGTACGCGCGTTTCGACGGAGACGCGCATGCACTCGTGGTGCTCAACCTGACGCCCGTGCCGCGCGATCAGTACCGGCTGGGAGTGCCCCGTGCTGGTCGGTATCGCTTGCTCCTCAATTCGGATGCGAGCGCGTTCGGTGGGAGCGGCTATCCGGTGTTCGAAGAAGTCACCACCGACGCCATGCCATATCACGGCTTCGATGCGTCGATCGTGTTGTCGCTGCCTCCGCTGGCCATGCTGGTGCTGCTGCCTGAGGGTGACGGAGCAACACAGCTCACGGCGCCGTCGTCGGAAGGGGCAACGTCGAAACCGGTCAAGGTAAAGACTGCCAAGCCCAAGACCGAAAAGGCCAAGACGACGAAGTCCGACGTGGCGACGCTGGAAGTCAAAAAGCCGAAGACAACGAAACGCAAAGCCACCACGCCGAAGGTGGCCAGGCCCACCATCACAAAGTCGGCGCCTGAAAAGCCGAAGGTGGCAACACCAAAGGTCGTGAAGACTGAATCGCCGAAGTCGGCGACGCCGAAGGTCGAGACCCCGAAAACCCAGCCCGCTGTGAACACGCCGAAGACTGTCAAACCGAAAGTCGCCAAGCCCCGCACTGCCCGGGCGCCGAAGAAGGATCCATCGGAATGA